Proteins found in one Polyangiaceae bacterium genomic segment:
- the topA gene encoding type I DNA topoisomerase has translation MSKTLVVVESPAKAKTIKKYLGKGFEVVASKGHVKDLPKKMGVDVERGFEETYEVIETKAKVLTELRTHAKKAERLLLATDPDREGEAIAWHIAEELGRPKLAVERVEFHEITKKGVEKGLAAPRELDRNLYAAQRCRRVLDRIVGYDVSALVWNKLAFGLSAGRVQSVALRLVVEREREIEAFVPDEYWNIGAALMGSRKEPVSARLARLDGEKVTVASADHAHGIRDDLTTAKFKVAAVTKREQKRNAPAPYSTSKLQQDATSYLRFTAKRTMTVAQKLYEGVDLKKDGGPVGLITYMRTDSVRVSQDAIDAVREHIAERYGKEHLPAKPNAFKAKKNAQEAHEAIRPTSLEFAPEVVKKHLSEEQYKLYKLIWDRFVASQMAPAVYDQTAIDIDATPTRSGPRHKSYRLRVSGKVLKFAGWLAQYGKGETFDTGGGETLAGEDETTPNEEGSIPPPAPGKNGTPAAQFSFDSDDGLLPELRENEQLTLVTPPGVVTEQKFTQPPPRYNEGSLVRELEKRGIGRPSTYAEIISKVQARDYVEKLPGGQMQATELGKIVVDGLVSTHLDFMDPSFTAKMEEDLDEVEAGKLDRVQLLSRFYKRFRDVLETAKKAERWAPAPVPTEHKCEECGGVMLKRWSKNGWFLGCENYPKCKFTCDVAADGSPAKPELTDVICDKCQRPMIKKTGRYGEFLACSGYPECKNSRPVPLGVPCPKCGGDIVEIRAKKRGGRAFYGCANYPQCDFKLWQKPIPEPCPLCKHSFLVFGGTKKTPKIVCPRGKECGYERGVDEAAPEGEGPKPSPSRQDSARPPQASAKGSSASIVP, from the coding sequence ATGAGCAAGACGCTCGTCGTCGTCGAGTCACCGGCCAAGGCCAAGACAATCAAGAAGTACCTGGGCAAGGGCTTCGAGGTGGTCGCGAGCAAGGGCCATGTGAAGGACTTGCCCAAGAAGATGGGCGTGGACGTCGAGCGTGGTTTCGAAGAGACCTACGAGGTCATCGAAACCAAGGCGAAGGTGCTCACGGAGCTGCGCACTCACGCCAAGAAGGCGGAGCGCCTCTTGCTCGCAACCGACCCGGATCGCGAAGGCGAAGCGATTGCGTGGCACATCGCCGAGGAGCTCGGGCGACCCAAGCTGGCCGTCGAGCGCGTGGAGTTCCACGAGATCACGAAGAAGGGTGTGGAGAAGGGGCTGGCGGCCCCGCGCGAGCTCGACCGAAATCTCTACGCGGCTCAGCGCTGCCGGCGTGTCTTGGATCGCATCGTGGGCTACGACGTGTCGGCGTTGGTCTGGAACAAGCTTGCGTTCGGCCTGAGCGCGGGACGCGTTCAGTCCGTCGCACTTCGGTTGGTCGTCGAGCGCGAGCGGGAGATCGAGGCTTTCGTTCCCGATGAGTACTGGAACATCGGTGCCGCGCTCATGGGCAGCCGCAAGGAACCCGTGAGTGCGCGATTGGCACGGCTGGACGGCGAAAAGGTGACCGTTGCCAGCGCCGACCACGCCCACGGCATTCGTGACGACCTGACCACGGCCAAGTTCAAGGTGGCTGCAGTCACCAAGCGCGAGCAGAAGCGCAACGCGCCGGCGCCGTACTCCACCAGCAAGCTGCAGCAGGACGCGACGAGCTACCTGCGTTTCACCGCGAAGCGAACGATGACGGTGGCGCAGAAGCTGTACGAAGGCGTCGACCTCAAGAAGGACGGCGGGCCCGTGGGTCTCATCACCTACATGCGTACCGACAGCGTGCGCGTGAGCCAGGACGCCATTGATGCCGTGCGCGAGCACATCGCCGAGCGCTACGGCAAGGAGCACCTGCCGGCGAAGCCCAACGCCTTCAAGGCCAAGAAGAACGCTCAAGAAGCGCACGAAGCCATTCGGCCTACCAGCTTGGAGTTTGCCCCCGAGGTGGTGAAGAAGCACCTGAGTGAAGAGCAGTACAAGCTCTACAAGCTGATCTGGGACCGCTTCGTCGCCTCGCAGATGGCGCCCGCGGTCTACGACCAGACGGCGATCGACATCGACGCCACGCCGACGCGCAGCGGACCGCGTCACAAGTCGTATCGCCTACGGGTGAGCGGCAAGGTGCTCAAGTTCGCCGGTTGGCTCGCGCAGTATGGCAAGGGCGAGACCTTCGATACGGGCGGCGGCGAGACGCTCGCGGGCGAGGACGAGACCACGCCCAACGAAGAAGGAAGTATTCCGCCGCCGGCACCGGGGAAGAACGGCACGCCGGCCGCGCAGTTCTCCTTCGACTCCGACGACGGGCTCTTGCCCGAGTTGCGCGAGAACGAGCAGCTCACGCTCGTGACGCCTCCTGGCGTGGTGACGGAGCAGAAGTTCACGCAGCCGCCGCCGCGCTACAACGAAGGCTCCCTCGTTCGGGAGCTCGAAAAGCGAGGCATTGGCCGGCCGAGCACCTACGCCGAGATCATCAGCAAGGTGCAAGCGCGCGACTACGTGGAGAAGCTGCCCGGCGGGCAGATGCAAGCGACGGAGCTGGGCAAGATCGTCGTGGACGGCCTGGTTTCCACCCATCTGGACTTCATGGACCCCAGCTTCACCGCGAAGATGGAGGAAGATCTGGACGAAGTCGAGGCGGGAAAGCTCGACCGCGTGCAGCTCTTGTCGCGATTCTACAAGCGCTTCCGCGACGTGCTCGAGACCGCCAAGAAGGCCGAGCGCTGGGCGCCCGCGCCGGTGCCGACCGAGCACAAGTGCGAAGAGTGCGGCGGCGTGATGCTCAAGCGCTGGAGCAAGAACGGCTGGTTCCTGGGGTGTGAAAACTACCCCAAGTGCAAGTTCACCTGTGACGTGGCCGCGGATGGTTCGCCGGCCAAGCCCGAACTCACCGACGTCATCTGCGACAAGTGCCAGCGGCCGATGATCAAGAAGACGGGCCGCTACGGTGAGTTCTTGGCGTGCAGCGGCTATCCCGAGTGCAAGAACAGTCGGCCAGTGCCCCTCGGGGTGCCGTGTCCAAAGTGTGGCGGCGACATCGTGGAGATCCGCGCCAAGAAGCGTGGTGGACGCGCCTTTTACGGCTGCGCCAACTATCCGCAGTGTGACTTCAAGCTGTGGCAGAAGCCCATTCCCGAGCCTTGCCCCTTGTGCAAGCACTCCTTCCTGGTGTTCGGCGGCACGAAGAAGACGCCGAAGATCGTTTGCCCGCGCGGCAAGGAGTGCGGCTACGAGCGTGGAGTGGACGAGGCGGCACCAGAGGGAGAGGGGCCCAAGCCTTCCCCGAGCCGCCAGGACAGCGCGCGTCCCCCGCAAGCGAGCGCCAAGGGATCTTCGGCATCCATCGTGCCCTGA
- the trmFO gene encoding methylenetetrahydrofolate--tRNA-(uracil(54)-C(5))-methyltransferase (FADH(2)-oxidizing) TrmFO has translation MAAAVTIVGAGLAGCEAALTLAARGVQVRLLEQKPLRRTPAQSSDGLCELVCSNSLRGAALSNAVGLLKEEMRRLGSFVIRAADETRVPAGGALAVDRERFSALVSTWIDASERIERVPVEVDRVPESRPTIVATGPLTGDALAADLGRVLGGDSLAYYDAIAPIVSADSIDWDKVFIASRWDKGDSPEEQSAYVNCPLDREQYRAFVQAILAAEKVQPRQFEDVRYFEGCLPIEVMAERGERTLSFGPMKPVGLTDPSTGRWPAAVVQLRKEDSAGTAYNLVGFQSRMTWTEQARVLRMIPGLEKAEFLRYGAIHRNTFVNAPRCLDATMQVRGHDGLYLAGQITGTEGYVESAAGGWLAAHFITERLAGREPVLPPTSTAHGGLLTQLARNPDDYQPSNITFSHLDPWTGPRLQKRAKYAAMAERALADLAQWKSAHVPAA, from the coding sequence GTGGCGGCCGCGGTCACCATCGTCGGGGCGGGCCTGGCAGGCTGCGAGGCTGCGCTGACCCTCGCCGCGCGGGGGGTGCAAGTGCGGCTATTGGAGCAGAAACCGCTGCGTCGCACGCCCGCGCAGAGTAGCGACGGGCTGTGCGAGTTGGTGTGCAGCAATTCCTTGCGCGGGGCGGCGCTCAGCAATGCCGTCGGGCTGCTCAAGGAAGAAATGCGGCGTCTGGGATCCTTCGTCATTCGCGCCGCCGACGAGACTCGCGTGCCCGCTGGCGGTGCTCTGGCCGTGGACCGCGAACGGTTCTCTGCCCTCGTGTCGACTTGGATTGATGCGTCCGAGCGTATCGAGCGTGTACCCGTCGAGGTCGACCGAGTGCCCGAGTCGCGCCCCACGATCGTCGCAACGGGACCGCTGACTGGGGATGCGCTCGCTGCGGATTTAGGGCGCGTGCTCGGCGGCGATTCCCTCGCCTACTACGACGCGATTGCGCCCATCGTCAGTGCGGACAGCATCGACTGGGACAAGGTGTTCATCGCTTCACGCTGGGACAAGGGTGACAGCCCCGAGGAGCAGAGCGCCTACGTGAACTGCCCCTTGGACCGCGAGCAATATCGCGCCTTCGTGCAGGCCATCCTCGCGGCGGAGAAGGTGCAGCCGCGGCAGTTCGAGGATGTGCGCTACTTCGAGGGCTGTCTCCCCATCGAGGTCATGGCCGAACGCGGCGAGCGCACCTTGTCCTTCGGCCCGATGAAGCCCGTGGGGCTCACGGATCCTAGCACCGGGCGTTGGCCGGCGGCTGTGGTGCAGCTGCGCAAGGAGGACAGCGCTGGGACTGCCTACAACCTGGTGGGCTTTCAGAGCCGGATGACATGGACCGAGCAAGCGCGGGTGCTGCGCATGATTCCGGGTCTCGAAAAGGCCGAGTTCCTTCGCTACGGCGCGATTCACCGCAACACCTTCGTGAACGCGCCGCGCTGCTTGGACGCCACCATGCAGGTTCGTGGACACGACGGCTTGTACCTCGCGGGTCAGATCACTGGAACCGAGGGCTACGTGGAAAGTGCCGCGGGCGGCTGGCTCGCTGCACATTTCATCACCGAGCGCCTCGCAGGGCGTGAGCCGGTGCTGCCTCCGACCTCGACGGCGCATGGCGGGCTCTTGACGCAGCTTGCGCGCAACCCCGACGACTATCAGCCATCCAACATCACGTTCTCGCACCTCGATCCCTGGACGGGGCCGCGACTGCAAAAGCGCGCCAAGTACGCTGCGATGGCCGAACGCGCCCTGGCCGACTTGGCACAGTGGAAGAGCGCGCACGTTCCGGCGGCGTGA
- the hemW gene encoding radical SAM family heme chaperone HemW translates to MADGATVAREHGVYVHFPWCLRKCPYCDFLSIARDPATLPHDIYADAILSERRRRLVDADLGAVASVFFGGGTPSLWLPAALGRVLAGVAPERSTSVEVTVECNPSSLDEDKARALRDVGVNRLSIGVQSLARSTLEFLGRWHGPEDALRALNDARRAGIPRVSADLIIGVHGQRPEHAAEEARRLLDTGITHLSAYTLTIEPGTQFGQRQRAGVLPLLDESTVADCYLAVEAVALQAGLAHYEISNYARPGDESRHNLGYWRGAPYLGLGVGAWGTLPGPQGHHRYRNTVRPDLYLTPGVWDEADLSVASADGLQREREELSPDTTLSERIMLGLRLSEGLDLEAAAQELGTDPWPPARRRAAEKWLARGGLRQRGNTLFLAPEAWLHADGILAELM, encoded by the coding sequence ATGGCCGACGGCGCCACGGTTGCGCGCGAACACGGGGTGTACGTGCACTTCCCCTGGTGCTTACGGAAGTGCCCCTACTGTGATTTCCTGAGCATCGCCCGGGATCCAGCCACCCTGCCCCACGACATCTACGCCGACGCAATTCTGTCCGAGCGTCGGCGTCGCTTGGTCGACGCGGACCTTGGCGCCGTCGCATCCGTCTTCTTTGGCGGCGGCACGCCCTCCCTGTGGCTACCCGCGGCCCTGGGTCGCGTGCTCGCGGGCGTCGCTCCCGAGCGCTCCACCAGCGTGGAGGTCACCGTCGAATGCAACCCTTCCAGTCTCGACGAAGACAAGGCCCGCGCGCTCCGCGACGTCGGCGTCAATCGCTTGAGTATCGGCGTGCAAAGTCTGGCGCGCTCCACCCTCGAATTTCTGGGCCGCTGGCACGGCCCCGAAGACGCCTTGCGCGCCCTGAACGACGCGCGCCGCGCCGGCATCCCCCGCGTCTCGGCGGATCTCATCATTGGCGTGCACGGTCAGCGTCCCGAGCACGCCGCGGAAGAGGCGCGTCGCCTGCTCGACACCGGCATCACGCACCTCTCCGCCTACACCCTCACCATCGAACCGGGCACGCAGTTCGGACAGCGCCAGCGCGCGGGAGTGCTCCCACTGTTGGACGAGTCGACGGTGGCCGACTGCTACCTCGCGGTCGAAGCCGTCGCGCTGCAGGCAGGGCTCGCGCACTATGAGATCTCCAACTACGCGCGACCCGGCGACGAGTCGCGCCACAACCTCGGCTACTGGCGCGGCGCTCCCTACTTGGGCCTCGGCGTCGGCGCCTGGGGCACGCTGCCCGGACCCCAAGGACACCATCGCTATCGCAACACGGTGCGGCCCGATCTCTATCTGACGCCCGGCGTATGGGATGAGGCAGATCTGAGCGTTGCCTCTGCGGACGGACTGCAGCGCGAGCGCGAGGAGCTATCCCCCGACACCACGCTCAGCGAGCGCATCATGCTCGGCCTGCGCCTCTCCGAAGGTCTGGATCTCGAGGCCGCCGCCCAGGAACTCGGCACCGATCCGTGGCCCCCAGCGCGCCGCCGCGCCGCGGAAAAATGGCTCGCTCGCGGCGGACTACGCCAACGCGGGAACACGCTTTTCTTGGCGCCCGAAGCCTGGCTTCACGCGGACGGAATCCTCGCCGAACTGATGTGA
- a CDS encoding bifunctional (p)ppGpp synthetase/guanosine-3',5'-bis(diphosphate) 3'-pyrophosphohydrolase: protein MTRRSRRPPMLAADELVQRIQTYQPASDGDLIRRAYHYAEWAHREQMRKSGDPYFVHPVSVAEIIADLRLDTASVCAGLLHDVVEDTPSTLVDIERDFGGEIAEIVDGVTKLGKINFTSKEDRQAESFRKMVVAMAKDLRVLLVKLCDRLDNMRTLEHMKPESRERIARETLEIYAPLANRLGIQRIKSELEDLSFQHLEPDIFREITSKLTKSKKERERYIEGVCRTLTSRLAEAGFAAEVSGRAKHLYSIYRKMKAAQCDFEQVYDVIAFRICVESVSDCYAVLGVIHSRWTPVPGRFKDYVALPKPNMYQSLHTTVIGPGRQRIEIQIRTHDMDRVAEHGVAAHWKYKERGSGGMDPGAAEKFGWLKELADFQQSVKDPAEFLESVKIDLFPDEIYIFTPRGDLRVFPRGATPIDFAYSIHSDVGNHCSGARANGQIVPLRYKMRNGDVMEVMTSPQQQPSKDWLDYAVSGRARGRIRAHLRQDQRTKSINLGRELLESDLRQAGMSYAKLTKNDDEMRRVWDAHRFGSWDELLLAVGYGKLSSDDVVKTLKAKGQEGGAAEPPPQLKAGRIEQIVRKVTGRDHSGIKVSGIDDVLVRYAKCCNPLPGDAIIGFITRGRGVTIHRRECPKAFDNSDPERRIDVSWDTRAKINRPVQLKVTTANKPGILATVSQTFSAQKINISEANCRASDDGRACNIFTFHVNDLSQLKNVMKALTKVSGVVGVERV, encoded by the coding sequence ATGACCCGCCGATCTCGGCGCCCCCCAATGCTCGCCGCCGACGAACTCGTCCAACGCATCCAGACTTATCAGCCTGCCTCGGATGGTGACCTCATTCGCCGCGCCTACCACTACGCGGAGTGGGCGCACCGCGAACAGATGCGCAAGAGTGGGGATCCGTACTTCGTCCATCCCGTGAGCGTGGCCGAGATCATCGCTGATTTGCGACTGGACACCGCCAGCGTGTGCGCGGGGCTGTTGCACGACGTGGTGGAGGACACCCCCAGCACCCTGGTGGACATCGAGCGCGACTTCGGCGGGGAAATCGCGGAGATCGTCGACGGCGTCACCAAGCTGGGCAAGATCAACTTCACCAGCAAGGAGGACCGCCAGGCCGAGAGCTTCCGCAAGATGGTGGTGGCGATGGCCAAGGACCTGCGCGTCCTGCTGGTCAAGCTCTGCGACCGCCTGGACAACATGCGCACCCTCGAGCACATGAAGCCCGAGAGTCGGGAGCGCATCGCTCGGGAAACCTTGGAGATCTACGCACCCCTGGCCAACCGCCTGGGTATCCAGCGCATCAAGAGCGAGCTGGAAGATCTGAGCTTTCAGCATTTGGAACCGGACATCTTTCGCGAGATCACCAGCAAGCTGACCAAGTCGAAGAAGGAGCGCGAGCGCTACATCGAAGGCGTGTGTCGCACGCTCACCAGTCGGCTGGCCGAAGCTGGTTTCGCCGCGGAAGTCAGCGGCCGCGCCAAACATCTGTACTCGATCTACCGCAAGATGAAGGCGGCCCAGTGCGACTTCGAGCAGGTCTACGACGTGATTGCTTTTCGCATCTGCGTCGAAAGCGTCAGCGATTGCTACGCCGTGCTCGGCGTCATCCATTCGCGTTGGACGCCGGTGCCGGGGCGATTCAAGGACTACGTGGCCTTGCCGAAGCCCAACATGTACCAGTCCCTGCACACGACGGTGATTGGTCCAGGGCGGCAGCGCATCGAGATCCAGATCCGCACTCACGACATGGATCGTGTGGCGGAGCACGGTGTGGCCGCCCACTGGAAGTACAAGGAGCGTGGCTCCGGTGGCATGGATCCGGGCGCGGCGGAGAAGTTCGGTTGGCTCAAGGAGTTGGCGGACTTCCAGCAGAGCGTCAAGGATCCCGCGGAGTTCCTGGAGAGCGTGAAGATCGATCTGTTTCCCGACGAGATCTACATCTTCACGCCGCGCGGCGATCTGCGCGTGTTCCCCCGCGGCGCCACGCCCATCGACTTCGCCTATTCGATTCACAGCGACGTGGGCAATCATTGCTCCGGGGCTCGCGCCAATGGCCAGATCGTTCCGTTGCGCTACAAGATGCGCAACGGCGACGTGATGGAGGTGATGACGTCGCCGCAGCAGCAGCCGAGCAAGGACTGGCTGGACTACGCGGTGAGCGGGCGCGCGCGTGGGCGCATTCGCGCGCACTTGCGGCAAGATCAGCGCACGAAGAGCATCAATCTGGGGCGCGAACTCTTGGAGTCGGACCTACGGCAGGCCGGCATGAGCTACGCGAAGCTCACCAAGAACGATGACGAGATGCGTCGCGTGTGGGACGCGCATCGTTTCGGCAGCTGGGATGAACTCTTGTTGGCTGTCGGTTACGGCAAACTCAGCTCCGACGACGTGGTCAAGACCCTGAAGGCCAAGGGGCAGGAGGGGGGAGCCGCGGAGCCGCCGCCCCAGCTCAAAGCTGGGCGCATCGAGCAGATCGTCCGCAAGGTCACCGGGCGGGACCACAGCGGCATCAAGGTCAGCGGCATCGACGACGTGTTGGTGCGCTACGCCAAATGCTGCAATCCGCTACCGGGCGACGCCATCATCGGCTTCATCACCCGCGGCCGCGGCGTGACCATCCACCGCCGCGAGTGCCCCAAGGCCTTCGACAACTCGGACCCGGAGCGCCGCATCGACGTCAGCTGGGACACCCGCGCCAAGATCAACCGCCCCGTGCAGCTGAAGGTCACTACCGCGAACAAGCCCGGCATTCTCGCGACCGTGAGCCAGACCTTTTCCGCGCAGAAGATCAACATCAGCGAAGCGAACTGTCGCGCCAGCGACGACGGCCGCGCGTGCAACATCTTCACCTTCCACGTCAACGACCTATCCCAACTCAAGAACGTGATGAAAGCCCTGACCAAGGTCAGCGGCGTCGTCGGCGTCGAGCGGGTGTAG
- a CDS encoding GNAT family N-acetyltransferase, giving the protein MEIRALRPDDSRSEFHSGDAALDRFFHRYAGQNQFRHHLGATYVAVEAIRILGFVTVAPRHIDIEALPERRRKQLPRYPLPALGLARLAVDQSAQSKGLGTQLLRFVLKLASRMADEFGCSAVIVDAKSGAVDFYARYGFKPFVPLEGQSDARPETTTMYLMMADIKAAEPRTST; this is encoded by the coding sequence ATGGAGATTAGGGCGCTTCGGCCGGACGACAGTCGCTCGGAGTTCCATTCAGGCGACGCCGCCCTCGACCGCTTCTTCCACCGTTATGCCGGGCAGAATCAGTTTCGGCACCATCTGGGAGCAACCTATGTTGCGGTGGAGGCCATCCGCATTCTTGGGTTCGTCACTGTCGCGCCGCGCCACATCGACATCGAGGCGCTACCCGAGCGCCGCCGCAAGCAATTGCCCCGCTATCCGCTGCCAGCGCTTGGGCTCGCGCGCCTTGCCGTCGACCAGTCTGCGCAGTCCAAAGGACTTGGTACCCAACTACTGCGCTTCGTGCTGAAGCTTGCGTCCAGAATGGCTGACGAGTTCGGCTGCAGCGCGGTGATCGTTGACGCCAAGTCGGGCGCCGTAGACTTCTACGCACGGTATGGCTTCAAGCCCTTCGTGCCGCTCGAAGGTCAATCCGACGCCCGCCCGGAAACGACGACGATGTACCTGATGATGGCGGACATCAAGGCCGCCGAACCACGCACCTCCACCTGA